The Candidatus Tanganyikabacteria bacterium genome segment CCACTCGGAGAGCGCGTTGACCACCGAGACGCCCACGCCATGCAAGCCGCCTGACACCTTGTAGCCGCCCGCGCCAAACTTGCCGCCGGCATGCAGCACGGTCATGACGGTCTCGAGCGTGCTGCGGCCGGTCTTCTGGTGGGTCTCGACCGGGATTCCTCGGCCGTTGTCAACGGTCGTGACCGAGCCGTCGGCCTCGAGCGTCACCTCGATGCTGGTGCAGTGTCCCGCCAGGGCCTCGTCGATGGAGTTGTCGATGACCTCGTACACCAGGTGGTGGAGGCCACGCTCGCCCGTGCTGCCGATATACATGCCCGGCCGCTTGCGGACGGGTTCGAGCCCCTCCAGGACCTGGATCTGCTCGGCACCGTACGCGGCGTTGCCATCGACGGCCGTCCCGAGGGTCGGGGCGTCGCTGGTCGGAGTGGGCATGAATTCCTCCAAAATCGCGTCCTCGAAAAAGGGAAGAATTCATTTTACCACGCCATTTCCCGCCTCAGTTGCCGAGCCCGGATCTCGCGACGAGATCCGGGCTCGGCCTGGCGTTCCGAACGGTCGTTCGCTACGGCGTGACGAGGATGCGCCGCACCGCGTTGTTCAGGTTGATCTTGCCGTACTTGTAATAGTTGAGGCCGTCGGGTTCCCCTTCGGTCCCCGCGGTGCGGTCGGCACTGTGCTCGACCCAGTAGCGGACCTCGGCCGCGGCCTCCGGGGTACGCGCTGCCGGCGAGATCTAGCCGTACAGCAGGGACGCCAGGCCGGACACGAAGGGCGCGGCCATCGACGTGCCGCTGTTGCGGTACATGAAGCCGTTGGTCCACATCGACCAGATGTTGTTGCCAGGCGCCGCGACGTCCACCCACTCGGAGCCGAAGTTGGAGAAATAGGCCTTCCCGTTGGTCTCGTCCGTGGCGGCCACCGCGATGCACTCGACGTACTTCGCCGGGTAGTTGTCGGTGTTGAGGCCGTCGTTGCCGGCCGACGCCACGAGGACCACGCCGGCCGCGGCCGCCCCGGAAATGGCGCTGTACAGGGTATTGTCGGGCACCGGGCCGCCGAGGCTCATGTTGATGACCTGCGCGCCGCTGTCCTTGGCCCAGACGATGCCCGCGGCCACGGTGGAGTAGGGCGCGGTCAGCGAACGGCCGAAGACCCGCGCGACCACCAGTTTGCTGACCCAGTTGATGCCGGCCATCCCCTTGCGGTTGTTGGTGGTGGCCGCGACGATGCCGCCGGTGTGCGAGCCGTGCCCGATGGCGTCGTTGCAGTCGGTCGCCTTGCCGGTGCCCGAGAAGTTCTTGCAGGCCGCCTGCTTGCCGGGCGCCAGTTCGCCCGACTTGTTCTCGATGCCCGAGTCCACCATGCCGACCTTGATGGCGGAGTTGCCCGTGACCACGTCCCAGGCGGCCTCGGCCGAGACGTTGGGGA includes the following:
- a CDS encoding S8 family serine peptidase, which encodes MPKRLLACAIVALSLAGCATGNPLGSALPSATGKRVATDWSGLLGKGVSSGLVAVDAAFVPGRALIRTADAEIARAAAGSVFGTITDAIPELGVSIVTLPKGLTVEAGVAALARVPGVEYAEPDYLAQSLAVPNDTYYGDQWGLPNVSAEAAWDVVTGNSAIKVGMVDSGIENKSGELAPGKQAACKNFSGTGKATDCNDAIGHGSHTGGIVAATTNNRKGMAGINWVSKLVVARVFGRSLTAPYSTVAAGIVWAKDSGAQVINMSLGGPVPDNTLYSAISGAAAAGVVLVASAGNDGLNTDNYPAKYVECIAVAATDETNGKAYFSNFGSEWVDVAAPGNNIWSMWTNGFMYRNSGTSMAAPFVSGLASLLYG